The following are encoded in a window of Arthrobacter woluwensis genomic DNA:
- a CDS encoding isochorismate synthase, producing the protein MSSTLKSTTVPLGEDASEDGLAAFLADPHAPAVALSWIRRGSGLLGFGEVTRFEVSGPERFMLAEQWWRALSLTAQVIDPLGLPGTGPAAFGSFAFSKTSGYASRLVVPELVIGQRNGLRWATLSTFADSAPSEDDVRDAVERLLPRPQSSDDAAARRPALNAPIRPGSLSEAEWMAAVDEGVERIRSGAVEKIVLARDVEVDLPSAVVPENVLARLARQYRECWTYRVDGFVGATPEMLIQVVGRTAQARVLAGTLDRRDAVERTAEEDETAYAERVLAGSVKQRHEHQIAIDSLVNALEPFSEATDAHEEPFILELPNVWHLASDVKAELLDAEGHIPSSLALVNALHPTAAVCGTPTLPAGAIIRELEHLDRGPYAGPVGWLDAAGNGEWGIGLRGGLLDGSTARLFAGCGVVEGSIPESELAETWAKFRPMLEALNVAS; encoded by the coding sequence ATGAGCAGCACGCTGAAGAGCACCACCGTACCTCTGGGCGAGGACGCCTCCGAGGACGGTCTGGCGGCTTTCCTCGCCGACCCTCATGCCCCCGCCGTCGCACTGAGCTGGATCCGCCGCGGTTCGGGCCTCCTCGGCTTCGGCGAAGTGACCCGCTTCGAGGTCTCCGGCCCGGAACGTTTCATGCTCGCCGAGCAGTGGTGGCGCGCCTTGTCGCTGACGGCGCAGGTCATCGACCCCCTCGGCCTTCCCGGCACCGGCCCCGCCGCCTTCGGCTCCTTCGCATTCTCCAAGACGTCCGGCTACGCCTCACGCCTCGTGGTGCCCGAACTCGTCATCGGCCAGCGGAACGGCCTGCGCTGGGCGACGCTGTCGACCTTCGCGGACTCCGCACCGTCGGAGGACGATGTCCGCGACGCCGTGGAGCGTCTGCTCCCCCGCCCGCAGTCCTCGGACGACGCCGCCGCGCGGCGCCCGGCGCTGAACGCCCCCATCCGCCCGGGCTCGCTGAGCGAGGCGGAGTGGATGGCCGCCGTCGACGAAGGGGTGGAGCGCATCCGCTCGGGCGCCGTCGAGAAGATCGTCCTGGCCCGCGACGTCGAGGTGGACCTGCCCTCCGCCGTGGTCCCCGAGAACGTCCTGGCCCGGCTGGCCCGGCAGTACCGCGAATGCTGGACCTACCGCGTGGACGGCTTCGTCGGGGCGACCCCGGAGATGCTCATCCAGGTGGTGGGCCGCACCGCCCAGGCCCGCGTCCTCGCCGGCACCCTGGACCGCCGGGACGCCGTGGAACGCACGGCGGAGGAGGACGAGACCGCCTACGCCGAACGCGTGCTCGCCGGTTCGGTGAAACAGCGCCACGAACACCAGATCGCCATCGATTCCCTGGTCAACGCGCTCGAACCGTTCTCCGAAGCCACCGACGCCCATGAGGAACCGTTCATCCTGGAACTGCCCAATGTGTGGCACCTCGCCTCCGATGTGAAGGCCGAGCTCCTGGACGCCGAGGGGCACATCCCGTCCTCCCTGGCCCTGGTCAACGCCCTTCACCCGACCGCCGCCGTGTGCGGAACGCCCACCCTGCCCGCGGGCGCGATCATCCGCGAACTGGAGCATCTGGACCGCGGCCCTTACGCCGGACCGGTGGGCTGGCTCGACGCCGCCGGGAACGGCGAGTGGGGCATCGGACTGCGCGGCGGACTCCTGGACGGGTCGACGGCCCGACTGTTCGCCGGCTGCGGCGTCGTGGAGGGGTCGATCCCCGAGTCCGAGCTCGCGGAGACTTGGGCGAAGTTCCGCCCGATGCTGGAAGCCCTCAACGTCGCATCCTGA
- a CDS encoding potassium-transporting ATPase subunit C, translated as MTATLRQFRVAFVLLALLTVILGGLYPLAVFGLGQAIAPAQANGSAQSVNGSPAASSLLAQPVPETDRRFFFPRPSAVNWDPKTSSATNLAPTAAALKEAKDTARTAVANREGVARSAVPEDAVTSSASGLDPDISPAYAALQAPRVARATGLSLGDVQALIQQSTTTGVESLLGQESVNTTTLNLALGKRLQTAPPQTGNH; from the coding sequence ATGACCGCGACATTGCGACAATTCCGTGTGGCCTTCGTCCTGCTGGCCCTGCTCACCGTCATCCTGGGCGGACTGTATCCCCTGGCGGTCTTCGGACTCGGTCAGGCGATCGCCCCGGCGCAGGCGAACGGCTCCGCGCAGAGCGTGAACGGCTCGCCCGCCGCCTCCTCGCTCCTCGCCCAGCCCGTGCCGGAGACGGACCGCCGGTTCTTCTTCCCGCGGCCCTCCGCAGTGAACTGGGACCCGAAGACGTCCTCGGCGACCAACCTCGCCCCCACGGCAGCCGCCCTGAAGGAGGCGAAGGACACGGCGCGCACCGCCGTCGCGAATCGGGAAGGGGTGGCCCGATCGGCGGTTCCGGAGGATGCCGTGACGTCCTCCGCCTCCGGCCTGGACCCGGACATCTCCCCCGCCTACGCGGCGCTGCAGGCGCCGCGCGTGGCCCGTGCCACGGGGCTGTCCCTGGGCGACGTCCAGGCTCTCATCCAGCAGTCCACCACCACCGGGGTCGAATCTCTCCTGGGCCAGGAGTCGGTCAACACCACGACGCTGAACCTGGCGCTGGGGAAGCGCCTGCAGACGGCGCCGCCTCAGACCGGAAACCACTAG
- the kdpB gene encoding potassium-transporting ATPase subunit KdpB yields MKTAFDDTTTRPAAAPAPREEELSGHSYKRRSSWDRKTLLGAVPLALKKFSPRAMAHSPVMFTVLVGTAVSLLVCVGQFASGSPEAGFSLAVTVWLALTVLFGNYSEALAEGRGKAQADSLRASREGLKARKLHGAGEETVAASELHRGDLVVCEAGDVIPSDGEIVEGLAMVDESAITGESAPVVRESGGDRSAVTGGTTVLSDRIVVRISAEPGATFLDRMISLVEGAERKRTPNEIALHVLLVALTITFLVVTVTLVPFSQLAGAVPSPIVLVALLVCLIPTTIGALVPAIGIAGMDRLVQHNVLATSGRAVETAGDITTLMMDKTGTITYGNRRAVEFVPAPGVAREELIEAARLSSLADETPEGRSIVELAESLGTAPAQGRPTLEDLFSGPDAAETVEFTAATRMSGLDHRGVKVRKGAAAAVGRWAEDGGSALPGAVSATVEELSRRGSTPLVVARQDARGGVEVLGTVELADVVKPGIAERFSTLRTMGIRTVMITGDNPLTAAAIAEQAGVDDYLAEATPEDKLARIHAEQAAGRLVAMTGDGTNDAPALAAADVGVAMNSGTQAAKEAANMVDLDSDPTKLLDIVAIGKQLLITRGSLTTFSVANDVAKYFAIIPALFTVAYPGLGLLNIMGLHSPQSAILSAVIFNALVIVALVPLALKGVKYRAVSAQNALRRNLLVFGVGGLIAPFVGIKLIDLVVALLPGLA; encoded by the coding sequence ATGAAGACCGCATTCGACGACACCACCACCCGCCCCGCAGCCGCTCCCGCACCCCGCGAGGAGGAGCTCTCCGGCCACAGCTACAAGCGCCGCAGCAGCTGGGACCGCAAGACCCTGCTGGGCGCGGTGCCCCTGGCCCTGAAGAAGTTCTCGCCCCGGGCCATGGCGCACTCCCCGGTCATGTTCACCGTCCTGGTGGGCACGGCGGTCTCCCTCCTGGTCTGCGTGGGACAGTTCGCCTCGGGCTCGCCGGAGGCCGGGTTCAGCCTGGCCGTGACCGTGTGGCTGGCCCTCACCGTCCTCTTCGGCAACTACTCGGAGGCGCTCGCCGAGGGCCGCGGCAAGGCCCAGGCGGACAGCCTGCGCGCCAGCCGTGAAGGTCTGAAGGCCCGCAAGCTCCACGGAGCCGGCGAGGAGACCGTCGCGGCGTCCGAACTCCACCGGGGCGACCTGGTGGTGTGCGAGGCCGGGGACGTCATCCCCTCGGACGGCGAGATCGTGGAGGGCCTCGCGATGGTGGACGAATCGGCCATCACGGGTGAGTCCGCCCCCGTGGTCCGCGAGTCCGGCGGCGACCGCTCCGCCGTGACGGGCGGCACCACGGTACTCTCCGACCGGATCGTGGTCCGCATCAGCGCCGAGCCGGGAGCGACCTTCCTGGACCGCATGATCTCCCTCGTGGAAGGCGCCGAGCGCAAGCGCACCCCCAACGAGATCGCCCTGCACGTCCTGCTCGTGGCCCTGACCATCACGTTCCTCGTGGTGACGGTGACCCTGGTCCCGTTCTCCCAGCTCGCAGGGGCGGTGCCGAGCCCCATCGTTCTCGTGGCCCTCCTGGTCTGCCTCATCCCGACCACGATCGGCGCCCTGGTGCCGGCCATCGGCATCGCCGGCATGGACCGCCTGGTGCAGCACAACGTCCTGGCCACGAGCGGACGGGCCGTGGAGACGGCCGGGGACATCACCACCCTCATGATGGACAAGACGGGCACCATCACCTACGGCAACCGCCGGGCCGTCGAGTTCGTCCCCGCCCCGGGAGTGGCGCGGGAGGAACTGATCGAGGCTGCACGGCTCTCCTCGCTCGCCGACGAGACCCCTGAGGGCCGGTCCATCGTGGAGCTGGCCGAGAGCCTCGGAACCGCCCCGGCACAGGGCCGGCCGACGCTGGAGGACCTGTTCAGCGGTCCGGACGCGGCCGAGACCGTGGAGTTCACCGCGGCGACGCGGATGAGCGGCCTGGATCACCGCGGAGTGAAGGTGCGCAAGGGGGCGGCGGCCGCCGTCGGGCGCTGGGCCGAAGACGGCGGCAGCGCGCTTCCCGGCGCGGTGTCCGCCACCGTGGAGGAACTCTCCCGGCGCGGCAGCACCCCGCTCGTGGTGGCCCGGCAGGACGCCCGGGGCGGCGTGGAGGTGCTGGGCACCGTGGAACTGGCCGACGTGGTGAAGCCCGGCATCGCCGAGCGGTTCTCCACACTGCGCACCATGGGCATCCGCACCGTCATGATCACCGGCGACAACCCCCTGACCGCGGCGGCGATCGCCGAGCAGGCCGGGGTGGACGACTACCTCGCCGAGGCCACCCCGGAGGACAAACTGGCCCGGATCCACGCGGAACAGGCCGCCGGACGGCTCGTGGCCATGACCGGCGACGGCACCAACGACGCCCCGGCACTCGCCGCCGCGGACGTGGGGGTCGCCATGAACTCCGGGACGCAGGCCGCCAAGGAGGCGGCGAACATGGTGGATCTGGACTCGGATCCCACCAAGCTCCTGGACATCGTGGCGATCGGCAAGCAGCTGCTCATCACGCGCGGTTCGCTCACCACCTTCTCCGTGGCGAACGACGTCGCGAAGTACTTCGCGATCATCCCGGCCCTCTTCACCGTGGCGTACCCGGGCCTCGGCCTGCTGAACATCATGGGTCTGCACTCGCCGCAGAGCGCGATCCTCTCCGCCGTGATCTTCAACGCCCTGGTGATCGTCGCCCTGGTGCCGCTCGCGCTCAAGGGCGTGAAGTACCGCGCCGTGAGCGCCCAGAACGCGCTGCGGCGCAATCTGCTGGTGTTCGGCGTCGGCGGCCTGATCGCGCCGTTCGTCGGCATCAAACTCATCGACCTCGTGGTGGCTCTGCTGCCCGGACTCGCGTAG
- a CDS encoding potassium-transporting ATPase subunit F, translating to MTVDVLVWVLLGLVAAALLVYLVVSLISSDKSSDKGQ from the coding sequence ATGACCGTCGACGTCCTGGTCTGGGTCCTCCTGGGGCTGGTGGCGGCAGCGCTGCTGGTCTACCTGGTGGTCTCCCTCATCTCTTCCGACAAGTCTTCCGACAAGGGGCAGTGA
- a CDS encoding amino acid ABC transporter ATP-binding protein: MAETNTEENKPLVRIEGLHKYYGHHHVLKGIDMTVKKGEVAVVIGPSGSGKSTMLRCVNLMETISAGRIHVGDQLIGYREVNGRLHDLKDKEIAAQRQNIGMVFQKFNLFPHMTALENVIEAPMQVKGQSKAVAKKRAAELLEMVGLGSRINHYPSQLSGGQQQRVAIARALAMEPEVMLFDEPTSALDPELVGDVLNVMKDLAKSGMTMIVVTHEIGFAREVGDTLTFMDGGVVVESGDPRAIIAAPQHERTKEFLSRVL; encoded by the coding sequence ATGGCTGAAACGAATACTGAAGAGAACAAGCCCCTCGTCCGCATCGAGGGTCTGCACAAGTACTACGGGCACCACCACGTCCTCAAGGGCATCGACATGACGGTGAAGAAGGGCGAGGTGGCGGTCGTCATCGGGCCCTCCGGCTCCGGAAAGTCGACCATGCTCCGCTGCGTGAACCTGATGGAGACCATCAGCGCCGGCCGCATCCACGTGGGCGACCAGCTGATCGGCTACCGCGAGGTGAACGGTCGCCTGCACGATCTCAAGGACAAGGAGATCGCAGCCCAGCGCCAGAACATCGGCATGGTGTTCCAGAAGTTCAACCTCTTCCCGCATATGACCGCGCTGGAGAACGTCATCGAGGCGCCCATGCAGGTCAAGGGTCAGAGCAAGGCGGTGGCCAAGAAGCGCGCCGCCGAGCTGCTGGAGATGGTGGGCCTGGGATCGCGCATCAACCACTACCCGTCGCAGCTCTCCGGCGGCCAGCAGCAGCGCGTGGCGATCGCCCGGGCACTGGCCATGGAACCCGAGGTCATGCTCTTCGACGAGCCCACCTCGGCCCTGGACCCGGAGCTCGTGGGTGACGTGCTGAACGTGATGAAGGACCTCGCGAAGTCCGGCATGACCATGATCGTGGTGACCCACGAAATCGGTTTCGCCCGCGAGGTCGGCGACACCCTGACGTTCATGGACGGCGGCGTGGTCGTGGAGTCCGGCGATCCCCGGGCGATCATCGCCGCTCCGCAGCACGAACGCACCAAGGAGTTCCTGAGCCGCGTGCTCTGA
- a CDS encoding amino acid ABC transporter permease — protein sequence MSHKDDAPVLNHSVPVRHPGRIVSAVIIIGVVVAVLVNIFTNKEFHWDVVGKYILDVKVVQGVGWTLLLTVASMAIAIVLAIILAIMRQSDNPVLRWSSWFWVWFFRGTPVYTQLIFWGLFAVLYPKISAGIPYGPQWFSIDTSTVITATVAAILGLGLNESAYLAEIFRAGLKSVDKGQMEAAQALGMSNGKIMWRIVLPQAMRIIVPPTGNETIGMLKTTSLVLAVPFTLDLTFVTNALANRLYLPVPLLIVAAIWYLLITSILMVGQHYLEKYYGRGVDGGVPQVINPDALKAQMLAEGAPRMSGQ from the coding sequence ATGAGTCACAAAGACGACGCACCAGTGCTGAATCACTCAGTGCCGGTGCGGCACCCGGGACGCATCGTCAGTGCGGTCATCATCATCGGCGTGGTCGTCGCGGTCCTGGTGAACATCTTCACCAACAAGGAATTCCACTGGGACGTGGTCGGCAAGTACATCCTCGACGTCAAGGTCGTGCAGGGTGTGGGCTGGACGCTGCTGCTGACGGTGGCGTCCATGGCCATCGCGATCGTCCTCGCCATCATCCTGGCGATCATGCGGCAATCCGACAATCCGGTGCTCCGCTGGTCCTCATGGTTCTGGGTGTGGTTCTTCCGCGGCACCCCGGTGTACACCCAGTTGATCTTCTGGGGCCTGTTCGCAGTGCTCTACCCGAAGATCAGCGCGGGGATCCCTTACGGACCCCAGTGGTTCAGCATCGACACCTCGACGGTGATCACGGCGACCGTGGCGGCCATCCTCGGCCTGGGCCTGAATGAATCGGCATACCTGGCGGAGATCTTCCGTGCCGGCCTGAAGTCCGTCGACAAGGGCCAGATGGAGGCCGCGCAGGCGCTCGGCATGTCCAACGGCAAGATCATGTGGCGCATCGTCCTGCCGCAGGCCATGCGGATCATCGTGCCGCCGACCGGCAACGAGACCATCGGCATGCTGAAGACCACCTCCCTGGTCCTCGCCGTGCCGTTCACCCTCGACCTGACATTCGTCACGAACGCCCTGGCGAACCGCCTCTACCTCCCCGTTCCGCTGCTCATCGTCGCGGCGATCTGGTACCTGCTCATCACCAGCATCCTCATGGTGGGTCAGCACTACCTCGAGAAGTACTACGGCCGAGGCGTCGACGGCGGTGTGCCCCAGGTGATCAATCCGGACGCGCTCAAGGCCCAGATGCTGGCCGAGGGCGCCCCGCGAATGTCCGGACAGTGA
- the menD gene encoding 2-succinyl-5-enolpyruvyl-6-hydroxy-3-cyclohexene-1-carboxylic-acid synthase translates to MTELSALASARIVVAELLDGGVRHVAVSPGSRSAPLAYALAEAEAEGRITLHVRIDERAAAFTALGVILGSGAPAAVVVTSGTAVGNLLPAVMEADHVAAPLVVLSADRPLELRGTGASQTTEQMDLFGEHARFAVDVPAGDDPQRGVRTALSAATGAFEELPPGPVQVNLAFRDPLLPGADAEFPAASDRRPFHFAPDPAPIHYDAPDGLAEHRTLVLAGHDAGPIAEAFARAHGLPLAAEPSSNARFGPNAVGPYRLLLDRFGPESAEPLERVVVFGRPTLSRPVTALLARQDIPLALYEPVPVAWYQPGRRLERPVATLRELSEFAGRAPEGWLDTWLLAGEKAQHGIEQVLAREPGLTGPDVAAAVWAAARGQLVLGSSNGIRDADLAAAPTREPLATVHANRGLAGIDGMTSTAVGVALGSGRETTLLCGDVTFLHDAGGLFLGAGEEEPDLRVVVLNDQGGAIFSTLEHGGLRGGYEPAVERLFGTPHTVRLDALAAAYGVPHRAVTTTAELDAALAEPVRGRSVLEVRCSRDGLRDLHARIRAAL, encoded by the coding sequence GTGACTGAGCTCTCCGCCCTCGCCTCCGCCCGGATCGTCGTCGCTGAACTGCTCGACGGCGGTGTGCGGCACGTGGCCGTCTCCCCGGGCTCGCGGTCGGCGCCCCTCGCGTACGCGCTCGCGGAAGCGGAAGCCGAGGGACGCATCACCCTGCATGTGCGGATCGACGAGCGTGCGGCGGCCTTCACCGCGCTGGGCGTGATCCTGGGCAGCGGGGCCCCGGCCGCCGTCGTCGTGACGTCCGGGACGGCTGTGGGCAACCTTCTGCCGGCCGTCATGGAGGCCGACCATGTCGCGGCGCCGCTCGTGGTGCTCTCCGCCGACCGGCCCCTGGAACTGCGCGGCACCGGCGCCAGCCAGACCACGGAGCAGATGGACCTGTTCGGGGAGCATGCGCGGTTCGCCGTGGACGTGCCCGCCGGGGATGATCCGCAGCGCGGTGTCCGGACCGCCCTGAGTGCCGCGACCGGCGCCTTCGAGGAGCTGCCGCCCGGCCCGGTCCAGGTGAATCTCGCGTTCCGCGACCCGCTCCTGCCCGGCGCGGACGCAGAGTTTCCGGCTGCCTCCGACCGTCGGCCGTTCCACTTCGCCCCGGACCCTGCGCCGATCCACTACGACGCCCCGGACGGCCTCGCCGAACACCGCACCCTGGTGCTGGCCGGGCACGACGCCGGGCCGATCGCCGAGGCGTTCGCCCGCGCCCACGGGCTGCCGCTGGCCGCCGAGCCGAGTTCCAACGCGCGCTTCGGTCCGAACGCCGTGGGGCCGTACCGGCTCCTGCTGGACCGCTTCGGCCCGGAGTCTGCGGAGCCGCTGGAACGGGTGGTGGTGTTCGGGCGTCCGACGCTGTCCCGTCCCGTCACCGCGCTTCTTGCCCGCCAGGACATCCCGCTGGCGCTCTACGAACCGGTCCCCGTGGCCTGGTACCAGCCGGGACGCCGCCTCGAACGCCCGGTCGCGACGCTGCGGGAGCTCTCCGAGTTCGCCGGGCGCGCGCCGGAGGGCTGGCTCGACACGTGGCTGCTGGCGGGGGAGAAGGCCCAGCACGGCATCGAGCAGGTGCTCGCCCGGGAACCCGGACTCACCGGGCCTGACGTCGCCGCGGCGGTGTGGGCGGCCGCCCGGGGGCAGCTCGTGCTCGGCTCGTCCAACGGCATCCGGGACGCCGACCTGGCCGCCGCTCCCACGCGGGAACCCCTGGCGACCGTCCATGCCAACCGCGGCCTCGCCGGGATCGACGGCATGACCTCGACGGCGGTCGGCGTGGCCCTGGGGTCTGGCCGCGAGACCACGCTGCTCTGCGGTGACGTGACCTTCCTGCACGACGCCGGCGGCCTCTTCCTCGGTGCAGGGGAGGAAGAGCCGGATCTGCGCGTGGTGGTCCTCAACGACCAGGGCGGCGCGATCTTCAGCACCCTCGAGCACGGTGGGCTGCGCGGGGGCTACGAGCCCGCCGTCGAACGCCTTTTCGGCACCCCGCACACCGTCCGCCTCGACGCGCTGGCCGCCGCCTACGGCGTGCCGCACCGCGCCGTGACGACGACGGCGGAACTCGACGCGGCTCTGGCCGAACCGGTGCGGGGCCGCAGCGTGCTGGAGGTCCGGTGCTCACGCGACGGCCTCCGCGACCTCCACGCCCGCATCCGCGCAGCACTCTGA
- the kdpA gene encoding potassium-transporting ATPase subunit KdpA, with amino-acid sequence MQYSWLSFLTQIAVLLLLLGVLHKPLGLYLHAALEGRKDSRVERVLFRLSGVSSTREQGWLGYTRSVLAFSIVSVLVIYLLLRLQGLYTPGGPGAVDPWTSMNTAISFVTNTNWQVYVPETTLGFGAQMALLAVQNFLSAAVGICVAVALMRGLTRFGTSHLGNFWADLVRITLRVLLPLAVVGALVLVVAGVVQNFWSGTVANPFTGASQTLPGGPVASQEAIKLLGTNGGGYFNANSAHPFENPNSFTSLFEVFLILLIPSALPYVFGRMAGDARQGYTVLGVMGGLWALTTTAMAWALAAFPGAGEGLEQRFGPAASGVFASATTLTSTGAVNAAHDSLPPLAGGLAMVNMMLGEVAPGGVGSGLYGMLVIAVVTVFLAGLMVGRTPEYLGKKVQARHMTLAALYLLVVPVLVLVLSGIAVLVPGILSQAPAQGPHQFSEVLYAFTSGANNNGSAFGGITSSGPALSTMLGIAMWLGRFVGIVLVLALAGAFVTQPRVPASAGTLPTHGGLFAVMLTTVAVLLTALNYLPALALGPLAEGTLS; translated from the coding sequence ATGCAGTACTCCTGGCTGTCCTTCCTCACGCAGATCGCCGTTCTGCTGCTGCTCCTGGGGGTGCTGCACAAGCCCCTGGGTCTCTACCTGCATGCCGCGCTGGAGGGCCGTAAGGACTCCCGCGTGGAGCGGGTCCTCTTCCGTCTGTCCGGGGTGTCCTCGACCCGCGAACAGGGCTGGCTCGGGTACACCCGCAGCGTGCTCGCGTTCTCGATCGTCTCCGTCCTGGTCATCTACCTGCTGCTGCGGCTCCAGGGGCTCTACACCCCTGGCGGACCGGGCGCGGTGGATCCGTGGACGTCCATGAACACCGCCATCTCCTTCGTCACCAACACGAACTGGCAGGTGTACGTCCCGGAGACGACACTCGGCTTCGGAGCCCAGATGGCTCTGCTGGCCGTGCAGAACTTCCTCTCCGCGGCGGTCGGCATCTGTGTCGCCGTGGCCCTCATGCGCGGCCTCACCCGCTTCGGCACCAGCCACCTGGGCAACTTCTGGGCCGACCTGGTCCGGATCACGCTCCGGGTCCTGCTTCCCCTGGCCGTGGTCGGCGCGCTCGTGCTCGTGGTGGCCGGCGTGGTCCAGAACTTCTGGAGCGGCACCGTGGCCAACCCCTTCACCGGGGCGTCTCAGACACTCCCGGGCGGTCCCGTCGCAAGCCAGGAGGCCATCAAGCTCCTCGGCACCAACGGCGGCGGCTACTTCAACGCCAACTCCGCCCACCCCTTCGAGAACCCGAACTCCTTCACCTCCCTCTTCGAGGTGTTCCTCATCCTCCTGATCCCCTCGGCGCTGCCGTACGTCTTCGGGCGCATGGCCGGCGACGCCCGTCAGGGCTACACGGTGCTCGGCGTGATGGGCGGCCTCTGGGCCCTCACGACGACGGCGATGGCCTGGGCGCTGGCCGCTTTCCCGGGTGCCGGCGAGGGTCTGGAGCAGCGCTTCGGCCCGGCGGCGAGCGGTGTGTTCGCTTCCGCCACCACGCTGACGTCCACGGGCGCCGTGAACGCGGCGCACGACTCCCTGCCACCCCTGGCCGGTGGTCTGGCCATGGTCAACATGATGCTGGGCGAAGTGGCTCCGGGCGGGGTGGGGTCCGGCCTGTACGGCATGCTGGTGATCGCCGTGGTCACGGTGTTCCTGGCCGGGCTCATGGTCGGACGGACACCCGAGTACCTGGGCAAGAAGGTCCAGGCCCGGCACATGACGCTCGCCGCGCTGTACCTCCTGGTGGTGCCCGTCCTGGTCCTGGTCCTGTCCGGCATCGCCGTGCTCGTCCCGGGGATCCTCTCCCAGGCCCCGGCCCAGGGACCGCACCAGTTCAGCGAGGTCCTGTACGCCTTCACCTCCGGCGCCAACAACAACGGCTCGGCGTTCGGCGGCATCACGAGTTCGGGCCCGGCCCTGTCGACCATGCTCGGCATCGCCATGTGGCTCGGGCGCTTCGTGGGCATCGTGCTGGTGCTCGCGCTGGCAGGCGCGTTCGTCACCCAGCCCCGCGTTCCGGCGTCGGCCGGCACGCTTCCGACCCACGGCGGCCTGTTCGCCGTCATGCTCACCACCGTCGCGGTCCTCCTGACCGCCCTCAACTACCTCCCAGCCCTCGCGCTGGGCCCGCTCGCAGAAGGCACCCTGTCATGA
- a CDS encoding ABC transporter substrate-binding protein codes for MMFNRSLFGSTKVKTAAVLAIGALALSACTNASETADNGSKPSSGSSSTATFDPSTVQKDDALAAKVPAAIKTKGTLVVGSDTSYAPAEFLDADGQTPIGYDVDIAKAIGAKLGLKVQVQTAEFTGILPALGPKYDLGISSFTINKERLQAVNMVSYFKAGTTWAVKKGNPKGFSLDDVCGKSIGVQTGTVQEDPDLKDRNKKCVDAGKKPIDIVTLKNQTDVTTRLVNGSIDAMAADSPIIGYALTQTNGQLEKIGDIYDAAPQGVTVAKADTALATLVQDTLNSLIADGSYKKILDAWGNSEGAITKSELNPAPAAS; via the coding sequence ATGATGTTCAACCGCTCCCTCTTCGGTAGCACCAAGGTCAAGACGGCAGCCGTACTGGCCATCGGCGCGCTGGCTCTCTCCGCCTGCACCAATGCCTCCGAGACGGCAGACAACGGTTCCAAGCCGTCTTCCGGCTCCTCCAGCACTGCGACGTTCGATCCCAGCACCGTCCAGAAGGATGACGCCCTCGCCGCCAAGGTCCCGGCCGCCATCAAGACCAAGGGCACCCTGGTGGTCGGCTCCGACACCAGCTACGCACCGGCGGAGTTCCTCGACGCGGACGGCCAGACCCCGATCGGCTACGACGTCGACATCGCGAAGGCCATCGGCGCCAAGCTGGGCCTGAAGGTCCAGGTCCAGACCGCCGAGTTCACCGGCATCCTCCCCGCGCTCGGCCCCAAGTACGACCTGGGCATCTCCTCCTTCACCATCAACAAGGAGCGCCTCCAGGCCGTCAACATGGTCAGCTACTTCAAGGCCGGCACCACCTGGGCCGTCAAGAAGGGCAACCCCAAGGGCTTCAGCCTGGATGACGTCTGCGGCAAGTCCATCGGCGTCCAGACCGGCACCGTCCAGGAGGACCCGGATCTGAAGGACCGCAACAAGAAGTGCGTCGACGCCGGCAAGAAGCCGATCGACATTGTGACCCTGAAGAACCAGACCGACGTCACCACCCGCCTGGTGAACGGTTCCATCGACGCGATGGCCGCCGACTCCCCCATCATCGGCTACGCGCTGACCCAGACCAACGGCCAGCTCGAGAAGATCGGTGACATCTACGACGCCGCTCCCCAGGGCGTGACCGTGGCCAAGGCGGACACCGCCCTGGCGACCCTGGTCCAGGACACCCTGAACAGCCTCATCGCGGACGGCTCCTACAAGAAGATCCTCGACGCCTGGGGCAACTCCGAAGGTGCGATCACCAAGTCCGAGCTGAACCCGGCTCCGGCCGCGTCCTGA